Proteins encoded in a region of the Triticum dicoccoides isolate Atlit2015 ecotype Zavitan chromosome 3A, WEW_v2.0, whole genome shotgun sequence genome:
- the LOC119266755 gene encoding deoxyhypusine synthase-like isoform X1: protein MLLGAKVVPRDKKQQGGGEEAEMGGDWMRASEVVSKEMEGVRAIVLKPSESLDESRFTKIAGADFNDAGLGLDGLLGSLASTGFQASNLGDAIDVVNQMLDWSLSHEKPSEDCDEAELDPKYRESVRCKIFLGFTSNLVSSGIRDVIRFLAQHHMVDVIVTTAGGIEEDLIKCLAPTYRGEFSLPGALLRSKGLNRIGNLLVPNDNYCKFENWIMPLFDQMLQEQSAENVWTPSKVIARLGKEINDESSYLYWAYKNNIPVYCPALTDGSLGDMLFCHAVRNPGLIIDIVQDIRLINGEAIHASPRKTGAIILGGGLPKHHICNANMFRNGADYAVYINTAQEFDGSDSGAHPDEAVSWGKIKGSAKPVKVHCDATIAFPLLVAATFARRSRGANSTN from the exons ATGCTTCTGGGCGCTAAGGTGGTACCCCGCGACAAG AAGCAGCAaggaggcggcgaggaggcggagatGGGAGGTGACTGGATGAGGGCAAGTGAGGTTGTTAGCAAGGAGATGGAGGGCGTCCGTGCCATCGTGCTCAAGCCGTCCGAGTCCCTCGACGAGTCGCGGTTCACCAAAATCGCCGGCGCCGACTTCAACGACGCCGGCCTCGGCCTCGACGGCCTTCTTGGCTCGCTCGCCTCCACGGGCTTCCAGGCGTCCAACCTCGGCGACGCCATCGACGTCGTCAATCAGATG TTAGATTGGAGCTTGTCGCATGAGAAGCCAAGCGAGGACTGTGATGAAGCTGAACTTGACCCGAAATACAGAGAATCTGTCAGGTGCAAGATATTTCTTGGTTTCACTTCAAACCTTGTTTCTTCCGGTATACGGGATGTTATACGGTTTCTGGCTCAGCATCACATG GTGGATGTTATTGTTACGACAGCTGGGGGTATAGAGGAAGACCTCATAAAATGCCTCGCACCAACTTACCGAGGTGAATTTTCTTTACCTGGGGCACTTCTACGGTCAAAAGGACTTAACCGGATAGGAAATCTGTTGGTGCCCAATGATAACTATTGCAAGTTTGAAAACTGGATCATGCCACTCTTTGACCAGATGCTACAAGAACAATCTGCTGAG AATGTCTGGACACCATCAAAAGTGATTGCTCGTCTTGGCAAAGAAATAAATGATGAAAGCTCCTACCTTTACTGGGCATACAAG AACAATATTCCTGTATACTGCCCAGCATTGACTGATGGATCACTTGGAGACATGCTGTTTTGTCATGCAGTTCGCAATCCTGGTCTTATTATCGACATTGTACAAG ATATAAGGCTGATAAATGGTGAAGCCATTCATGCAAGCCCAAGGAAGACGGGGGCCATAATTCTTGGTGGAGGCCTTCCAAAGCATCACATATGCAATGCAAATATGTTTCGCAATGGTGCAGATTATGCAGTCTATATCAACACAGCTCAAGAGTTTGATGGAAGCGACTCAGGAGCACACCCAGATGAAGCAGTTTCATGGGGAAAGATCAAAGGTTCAGCAAAGCCTGTAAAG GTTCACTGTGATGCTACTATCGCTTTCCCATTACTTGTAGCCGCAACATTTGCACGGAGGTCTCGTGGTGCAAATTCAACCAACTGA
- the LOC119266755 gene encoding deoxyhypusine synthase-like isoform X2 — protein sequence MLLGAKVVPRDKQGGGEEAEMGGDWMRASEVVSKEMEGVRAIVLKPSESLDESRFTKIAGADFNDAGLGLDGLLGSLASTGFQASNLGDAIDVVNQMLDWSLSHEKPSEDCDEAELDPKYRESVRCKIFLGFTSNLVSSGIRDVIRFLAQHHMVDVIVTTAGGIEEDLIKCLAPTYRGEFSLPGALLRSKGLNRIGNLLVPNDNYCKFENWIMPLFDQMLQEQSAENVWTPSKVIARLGKEINDESSYLYWAYKNNIPVYCPALTDGSLGDMLFCHAVRNPGLIIDIVQDIRLINGEAIHASPRKTGAIILGGGLPKHHICNANMFRNGADYAVYINTAQEFDGSDSGAHPDEAVSWGKIKGSAKPVKVHCDATIAFPLLVAATFARRSRGANSTN from the exons ATGCTTCTGGGCGCTAAGGTGGTACCCCGCGACAAG CAaggaggcggcgaggaggcggagatGGGAGGTGACTGGATGAGGGCAAGTGAGGTTGTTAGCAAGGAGATGGAGGGCGTCCGTGCCATCGTGCTCAAGCCGTCCGAGTCCCTCGACGAGTCGCGGTTCACCAAAATCGCCGGCGCCGACTTCAACGACGCCGGCCTCGGCCTCGACGGCCTTCTTGGCTCGCTCGCCTCCACGGGCTTCCAGGCGTCCAACCTCGGCGACGCCATCGACGTCGTCAATCAGATG TTAGATTGGAGCTTGTCGCATGAGAAGCCAAGCGAGGACTGTGATGAAGCTGAACTTGACCCGAAATACAGAGAATCTGTCAGGTGCAAGATATTTCTTGGTTTCACTTCAAACCTTGTTTCTTCCGGTATACGGGATGTTATACGGTTTCTGGCTCAGCATCACATG GTGGATGTTATTGTTACGACAGCTGGGGGTATAGAGGAAGACCTCATAAAATGCCTCGCACCAACTTACCGAGGTGAATTTTCTTTACCTGGGGCACTTCTACGGTCAAAAGGACTTAACCGGATAGGAAATCTGTTGGTGCCCAATGATAACTATTGCAAGTTTGAAAACTGGATCATGCCACTCTTTGACCAGATGCTACAAGAACAATCTGCTGAG AATGTCTGGACACCATCAAAAGTGATTGCTCGTCTTGGCAAAGAAATAAATGATGAAAGCTCCTACCTTTACTGGGCATACAAG AACAATATTCCTGTATACTGCCCAGCATTGACTGATGGATCACTTGGAGACATGCTGTTTTGTCATGCAGTTCGCAATCCTGGTCTTATTATCGACATTGTACAAG ATATAAGGCTGATAAATGGTGAAGCCATTCATGCAAGCCCAAGGAAGACGGGGGCCATAATTCTTGGTGGAGGCCTTCCAAAGCATCACATATGCAATGCAAATATGTTTCGCAATGGTGCAGATTATGCAGTCTATATCAACACAGCTCAAGAGTTTGATGGAAGCGACTCAGGAGCACACCCAGATGAAGCAGTTTCATGGGGAAAGATCAAAGGTTCAGCAAAGCCTGTAAAG GTTCACTGTGATGCTACTATCGCTTTCCCATTACTTGTAGCCGCAACATTTGCACGGAGGTCTCGTGGTGCAAATTCAACCAACTGA